One Spirochaetales bacterium genomic region harbors:
- a CDS encoding electron transfer flavoprotein subunit alpha/FixB family protein, with translation MCLYAEHRHGKLSSVVPEIIGVARNLKESRNVPISAILVGHKVKPLAEEIISYGVDEVFMIDNPRIGDFAEDIQASLVSDIIIETKPEIFLGGGTVIGRSLLPKVAAKLLTGLTADCTELAMDTAENLLKQTRPAFGGNIMATILCKNHRPQMATVRHKVMKPAALIDGYEGKITEMNHIPIPEAQIEVLEFVEEETDTVNLSEADIIVSGGRGVRDPKNFALIEELAKALGGAVGASRAAVDADWIPYSHQVGQTGKTVNPTVYIACGISGAIQHLAGMKGSDIIVAINSDPRAPIFDVAHYGIVGNLFEVIPEFIRQIKSS, from the coding sequence ATCTGCCTGTACGCGGAGCACAGGCACGGGAAACTCTCCTCCGTGGTTCCCGAAATAATCGGTGTGGCGCGAAATCTCAAAGAAAGCAGAAACGTCCCCATCAGCGCGATTTTGGTCGGGCACAAGGTAAAACCGCTTGCCGAAGAGATCATTTCATACGGGGTGGATGAAGTCTTTATGATCGACAACCCCCGGATCGGCGACTTTGCCGAAGATATCCAGGCGTCACTGGTTTCGGATATCATCATCGAAACAAAACCGGAAATATTTTTGGGCGGCGGAACGGTCATCGGCAGGTCGCTGCTGCCAAAAGTCGCGGCAAAGCTGCTTACCGGACTAACCGCCGATTGTACGGAGCTGGCCATGGATACGGCTGAAAACCTCCTGAAACAGACACGACCGGCTTTCGGGGGCAATATCATGGCAACGATTCTCTGCAAAAACCACCGGCCGCAGATGGCGACGGTCCGTCACAAGGTGATGAAACCGGCCGCGCTGATCGACGGATACGAAGGGAAGATCACGGAAATGAATCATATCCCGATTCCCGAAGCCCAGATAGAAGTGCTCGAGTTCGTCGAAGAGGAGACGGATACCGTCAATCTTTCCGAAGCCGACATCATCGTTTCCGGGGGAAGGGGCGTCAGGGACCCCAAGAATTTCGCATTGATCGAAGAGCTCGCAAAGGCGCTGGGCGGCGCCGTCGGTGCTTCCCGTGCCGCGGTGGACGCGGACTGGATTCCGTACTCGCATCAGGTAGGACAGACCGGAAAAACGGTGAATCCCACGGTATATATCGCATGCGGTATTTCTGGGGCCATACAGCACCTGGCGGGCATGAAAGGATCGGATATCATTGTGGCAATCAACTCGGATCCCCGTGCTCCGATTTTTGACGTGGCACACTATGGCATTGTCGGGAATCTCTTTGAGGTCATCCCCGAATTCATCAGACAAATAAAGAGTTCATAG
- a CDS encoding AAA family ATPase, whose amino-acid sequence MKQKKHGSPETLSVEELSLDISIEDIESCLETSEEFEIIGQPRALKALKMGTEIQAKGYNIFVTGLSGTGKRTAIRKILKNVRSSKKNLRDIGYVYNFRRPDRPRVLYFSRGEGKAFKKDMHQLIEHLKSAIKLRLESRMFQTKKDKIVKVLEQNENRKLTEFESHLSREGFQIVQIGEGDEQVTDIVPLYQGRAVDFDELQSLVQSGEIDSSYWNKTRQKYFEYMDEMKKIFKVLRASRAETDEKIRDLGIRETRPLIETEIEHLTGKYSGEKIKEYLEDLCEDISENIFLFTLGSLEKNREGRSALVRYGVNIVVDNADSTSVPIIFEQHPTYTNLFGSIESRVELGGEVKTNFLMIRAGSLIHANGGFLVLNADDVLRDDFCWFSLKNALMTGKVDIQQIEGSVLIPGSKIKPEACDVDVKVIIIGNPHLYDILYSMDEDFQKLFKVNAEFDSVIDRTPGNLRSYVSFIVRIAEEHNLKPIRPDGIVRVIEYGIRIAERKDCFSTRFSMISDIIKESDYWAGKMKKKYIDEDAVKRAIRERNYLFNLPEEKIRELIVNGDIILSVDGTAVGKVNGLSIYDRGYYSFGKPTLITARISPGDSGIINIERESGLSGEFHDKGILILEGLLRSRYTRDFPLSVTASICFEQSYTNIDGDSASSAEVYALLSAISNVGLRQDIAVTGSVNQMGEIQPIGGVTEKVEGFFNVCKQRRFTGNQGVIIPVQNIKNLILSEDVKKEIKGGRFHIYAIRTIDEGIQILTGMDAGERDDSKKYPEGSLNRLVEDRLRELAKRVKEYSG is encoded by the coding sequence TTGAAACAAAAAAAACATGGTTCGCCTGAAACACTCTCCGTGGAAGAGCTTTCTCTGGATATTTCCATCGAGGATATCGAATCATGCCTCGAGACATCGGAGGAGTTCGAGATCATCGGTCAGCCCCGCGCTCTGAAAGCGTTGAAAATGGGAACGGAAATTCAGGCGAAAGGATATAATATCTTCGTCACGGGACTTTCGGGCACGGGAAAGCGAACCGCAATCAGAAAAATTCTCAAAAACGTCAGGTCGAGCAAAAAAAACCTCCGGGATATCGGCTATGTCTATAATTTCCGGAGACCGGACAGGCCGCGTGTGCTTTACTTTTCCAGAGGAGAGGGAAAGGCCTTTAAAAAGGACATGCATCAGCTTATCGAACATCTCAAATCGGCAATAAAATTGCGCCTCGAAAGCAGGATGTTTCAAACAAAAAAAGACAAAATCGTCAAGGTATTGGAGCAGAACGAAAACAGGAAACTCACCGAGTTCGAATCCCATCTTTCAAGGGAAGGGTTTCAGATCGTACAGATCGGGGAGGGAGACGAACAGGTCACCGATATCGTTCCCCTGTATCAGGGCCGTGCCGTGGATTTCGACGAATTGCAATCACTCGTCCAGTCGGGCGAGATCGACAGCTCGTACTGGAATAAAACCAGGCAGAAATATTTCGAATACATGGACGAAATGAAAAAAATATTCAAGGTACTCAGGGCATCCAGGGCCGAAACCGATGAAAAAATCCGCGATCTCGGTATACGGGAGACACGGCCCCTTATCGAAACTGAAATCGAACATCTGACGGGCAAATATTCAGGTGAGAAAATCAAGGAATACCTCGAGGATCTGTGCGAGGATATTTCCGAGAACATCTTTTTATTCACTCTGGGGTCACTTGAAAAAAACAGGGAAGGAAGATCCGCCCTGGTCCGCTACGGGGTGAATATCGTTGTTGATAATGCCGACAGTACATCTGTGCCCATCATATTCGAACAGCACCCCACCTACACCAACCTCTTTGGTTCGATAGAATCCAGGGTCGAACTGGGAGGTGAGGTAAAAACCAATTTTCTGATGATCAGGGCCGGCTCCCTCATTCACGCAAACGGCGGTTTCCTCGTCCTCAATGCGGACGATGTCCTGCGGGACGATTTCTGCTGGTTCAGCCTTAAAAACGCGCTTATGACCGGCAAGGTCGATATACAGCAGATCGAGGGCTCCGTGCTTATACCGGGGTCGAAAATCAAGCCGGAAGCCTGCGATGTCGATGTGAAGGTCATCATTATCGGCAATCCCCATCTCTACGATATCCTCTATTCAATGGATGAAGACTTCCAGAAGCTCTTCAAAGTAAACGCGGAATTCGATTCGGTGATCGACAGAACCCCCGGCAACCTTCGGAGTTATGTTTCCTTTATTGTCCGTATCGCGGAGGAACACAATCTCAAGCCGATTCGTCCGGACGGGATCGTGAGGGTGATCGAATACGGCATACGGATCGCGGAGCGAAAGGACTGTTTTTCAACAAGGTTTTCGATGATTTCCGACATTATCAAGGAATCGGATTACTGGGCGGGAAAGATGAAAAAAAAATACATCGACGAAGACGCCGTAAAGCGGGCGATCAGAGAAAGAAACTACCTTTTCAATCTGCCGGAAGAAAAAATCCGGGAACTTATCGTCAATGGGGATATCATTCTCTCTGTGGACGGAACGGCAGTGGGAAAGGTGAACGGCCTGAGTATCTATGACAGGGGATATTATTCGTTCGGTAAACCCACGCTTATCACCGCGAGAATTTCTCCCGGCGATTCCGGCATTATCAACATCGAACGGGAATCCGGCCTTTCCGGGGAGTTTCACGACAAAGGCATTCTGATTCTCGAAGGCCTCCTCCGAAGCCGCTATACACGGGATTTCCCGCTTTCCGTAACGGCCAGTATCTGTTTCGAACAATCCTACACGAATATCGACGGCGATTCGGCATCGTCAGCGGAAGTGTACGCCCTGTTGTCCGCCATCTCCAATGTCGGACTCAGGCAGGATATCGCCGTGACCGGAAGCGTCAACCAGATGGGAGAAATCCAGCCCATCGGGGGGGTAACGGAAAAAGTGGAAGGATTCTTCAATGTCTGCAAGCAGCGGAGGTTTACGGGAAACCAGGGGGTCATCATCCCCGTTCAGAATATCAAGAATCTCATCCTTTCGGAAGACGTCAAAAAAGAGATAAAGGGAGGTCGCTTTCATATCTACGCGATCCGGACCATTGACGAGGGCATCCAAATCCTGACCGGCATGGATGCCGGCGAGCGGGACGATTCGAAAAAATACCCCGAAGGCTCCCTTAACAGGCTTGTCGAAGACAGACTCAGAGAACTTGCCAAACGGGTCAAGGAATACAGCGGATAG
- a CDS encoding electron transfer flavoprotein subunit beta/FixA family protein, with amino-acid sequence MKVIVCIKQVPDTTNVKINPETNTLIREGVESIINPFDMYALEEGLRIKEKYGGEVIALSMGPPQVSISLKEAISLGIDNAYLLSDRAFAGSDTLATAYTLAAGINALDGADIILMGKQAIDGDTGQVGPGVAENLSLPHITDVRKIEAIDSSGYIVVERLLENGYLRLKTKLPVILTVVKEINEPRLPSLKGKMRAKKEEVAVWTKDDLDVDMERIGLTGSPTQVIKIFTPPKPSGGKIFQGEPGDMVKQLIDHLHAAGLPMGTKKEDAS; translated from the coding sequence GTGAAGGTGATAGTATGCATAAAACAGGTACCGGATACGACGAACGTCAAGATCAATCCCGAAACAAATACCCTCATCCGTGAAGGGGTCGAATCTATCATCAATCCGTTCGATATGTATGCCCTCGAAGAAGGCCTCCGTATCAAGGAAAAGTACGGGGGAGAAGTGATCGCCTTATCAATGGGCCCACCGCAGGTATCGATCTCACTGAAGGAGGCGATCAGCCTTGGAATCGATAATGCGTACCTCCTTTCCGACAGGGCTTTTGCAGGGTCGGATACCCTGGCAACGGCCTATACCCTTGCGGCGGGAATCAACGCACTGGACGGCGCGGATATCATTCTCATGGGCAAACAGGCGATCGACGGCGATACCGGACAGGTCGGTCCGGGGGTAGCCGAAAACCTTTCGCTTCCGCATATCACGGATGTGAGAAAAATCGAAGCGATAGACTCATCCGGTTATATCGTTGTAGAACGGCTGCTCGAAAACGGTTACCTGCGGTTGAAAACGAAACTTCCCGTGATTCTCACCGTTGTCAAGGAAATCAACGAACCGCGGCTTCCCTCGCTGAAAGGGAAAATGCGTGCGAAAAAGGAAGAGGTCGCGGTCTGGACGAAAGACGACCTCGATGTCGATATGGAACGTATCGGCCTGACCGGCTCTCCCACCCAGGTGATAAAAATCTTTACCCCGCCAAAACCGAGTGGAGGAAAAATATTTCAGGGAGAGCCCGGCGATATGGTCAAACAGCTTATCGATCATCTGCACGCGGCGGGACTTCCTATGGGAACGAAGAAGGAGGACGCCTCATGA
- a CDS encoding acyl-CoA dehydrogenase family protein: MNYFLTEEQQMIKDLAAKIAKEKIEPVALEYDEAGIFPWDIVKIMGQSDLFGVFIPEEYGGLGGGVFEMCLVVEELSKACGGISLSYAASALGTIPIILFGNEEQKKKYLPRLATGEILAAFALTEPDAGSDAAAIKTRAELDGDNYIINGTKQWITNGGEAFINTVIVITDPSRGARGSSAILVEKGTPGFEFGKKENKMGIRASATRELIFQDCKVPKENLLGREGQGFLIAMKTFDQSRPGVASQAVGIAAGALEKAVAYSRERHQKGQPVSSFQGIQFLLADMATEVEAARALTLQAAKTIDSGVKNVSKISSMAKLFASDTAMKVTTDAVQVFGGYGYMKEYPVEKMMRDAKITQIYEGTNQIQREVIALQLIKESARGKD, translated from the coding sequence TTGAACTACTTTCTAACAGAAGAACAGCAGATGATCAAAGATCTTGCTGCAAAAATCGCCAAAGAAAAAATAGAGCCTGTTGCATTGGAATACGATGAGGCGGGGATATTCCCCTGGGACATTGTCAAAATCATGGGCCAGTCCGATCTCTTCGGCGTCTTCATACCTGAAGAATACGGCGGCCTGGGCGGCGGTGTCTTTGAAATGTGTCTTGTTGTCGAGGAACTTTCAAAGGCATGCGGCGGTATTTCACTCTCCTACGCCGCATCCGCTTTGGGCACGATTCCCATCATCCTTTTCGGGAATGAGGAACAGAAGAAAAAATACCTGCCGCGGCTTGCAACGGGAGAAATTCTTGCCGCGTTCGCCCTCACCGAACCGGATGCGGGAAGCGATGCGGCCGCGATCAAAACGCGCGCCGAGCTCGACGGCGACAATTATATAATTAATGGCACCAAGCAGTGGATTACCAATGGGGGTGAAGCATTTATCAATACGGTCATCGTGATCACCGATCCCTCACGCGGAGCGCGCGGCTCTTCGGCCATCCTGGTCGAAAAGGGAACGCCCGGATTCGAGTTCGGGAAAAAGGAAAACAAGATGGGAATCCGCGCTTCGGCGACCCGGGAACTTATTTTTCAGGACTGCAAGGTCCCGAAGGAAAATCTTCTGGGAAGGGAAGGCCAGGGTTTTCTTATCGCGATGAAGACCTTCGACCAATCGAGACCGGGAGTCGCCTCACAGGCGGTCGGTATTGCCGCAGGCGCCCTGGAAAAGGCGGTCGCCTATTCCCGCGAACGGCACCAGAAAGGACAACCCGTTTCCTCATTCCAGGGGATACAGTTTCTCCTCGCGGACATGGCGACGGAAGTCGAGGCGGCACGGGCGCTCACTCTCCAGGCCGCAAAGACCATCGACTCGGGTGTCAAAAACGTCTCGAAGATATCGTCCATGGCGAAACTCTTTGCTTCGGATACCGCAATGAAGGTCACAACGGACGCGGTGCAAGTCTTCGGCGGCTACGGGTACATGAAAGAGTACCCGGTGGAAAAGATGATGCGCGACGCGAAGATAACCCAGATCTACGAGGGGACCAACCAGATTCAGCGGGAAGTTATCGCACTTCAGCTTATCAAGGAAAGCGCACGGGGAAAGGATTGA